The Erwinia sorbitola nucleotide sequence TCGAGGTTTTGCGCCAGCTGGCGATATTCGAGGTAGGGATAGAGCGGATAGTCGCGCAGCGTGGGCATCAGCTGATCCACGGTATCCATCTGTTTATTATCCCACGCCTGCTTTATTTGCAGGTAACGGGTACGCTGTTCATCCAGTGAGTCTGCACGGGCACTGCCGGTTACTGCGGTTAAACAGACTGCTACTACCCACCACTGCCACTTGTCCACCATGACTCTCCCCACCTTGTTTGCCTTGTTTTATCCTGAACTGCCAAGTATATCCAAAATCCCCCGGGCGGCCGGAAAGCCATTAGCAGATCGGATGCCAGAAGAATTAAAAAATATAACCCCCTCACATGCTAACCGGGAGCAGCCCGTCGTGCCATGCGCTCAACAAATATTTACGGTAGGACGTTAACGCCCTGCCCCATGATTAAACAAACTCTGCGCACTAATCGTGCAGACGATCTGCGACTGGAAAAATTAATCATTTACTATCAATAGATTAAAATATGGCACGGCCTTTGCTCTGTTGAATTCCATCTTGTATACCAGATGGAATTCAACTTATGGCTTTTACCACAGGATTTACGTTACAGGACTGGCAGCGCCACTATCGACAGCATCCGCAGGAGGTACTCTCCACGCTGGAGGCGCTGCTGGCCGATCTCTCCACTGACGATAACGCCTGGCTTTACCTCGCCACGCCTGCACAGCTGCGTGCTCAGGTGGAACCGCTGCTGGCTGCCTGGCAGCAGGATCCGGCATCGCTGCCGCTGTTTGGCGTTCCCTTCGCGGTAAAAGACAATATTGATATCGCAGGCTGGCCGACCAGCGCCGCCTGTCCGGCCTTTACCTATGTGGCGGAAAGCGATGCCGTAGCGGTGGCCAATCTGAAAGGGGCCGGAGCAATCGTGCTGGGTAAAACCAATCTTGACCAGTACGCTACCGGGCTGGTCGGCACCCGCTCGCCGTTCGGAGCGGTATGTAACACCTTCAATCCTGAGTATGTCAGCGGCGGCTCCAGCTCCGGCTCGGCATCCGTTACCGCTCGCGGCCTGGTCTGTTTTGCGCTCGGTACCGATACCGCGGGATCTGGCCGCGTACCCGCCGGATTTAATAATATCATTGGCCTGAAGCCGACCAAAGGCTGGCTTTCTGCCACCGGCGTGGTGCCCGCCTGCCGTCTGAACGACACTATCTCGATTTTTGCCCTGACGGTAGAGGACGCCTTTCTCACTGCCAGCTGCGCCGCAGGCTATGACGGCCTGGATGCCTACTCCCGCGTGAATCCGGGCCGCGCTCCCGCCGCGCTACCGGCTACGCCGCGCTTCGCCATACCGTCCAGCCCGGAGTTCTTCGGCGATACCAGAGCGCAGGCCGCCTGGGAAGCCGCCTGCGCGGATCTTATCGCTGGCGGAGCCACTTTACAGCCCATCGACTTTACCCCCTTCTCACAGCTGGCCGAACAGCTTTACTACGGCCCGTGGGTGGCGGAGCGCACCGTCGCCGTCGGCGAGATGCTGACACGCCCGGACGAGATGGATCCGGTGGTATACGGCATTGTTGCCAGCGGCAATAACTATAGCGCGGTGGATGCCTACAAAGCGGAGTACCTGCGTGCCGAACTGACACGTCAAATCCAGCAAACCCTCAGCCAGTTTGATGCGCTGGTGGTACCAACCTCGCCCACCATTCATACCCTGGAAGAGATGAAACAGGAGCCGGTGCAGTACAACTCGCAGTTCGGTACCTATACCAATTTCACCAATCTCGCCGATTTATCAGCGCTGGCGCTTCCGGCCACGTTCCGCACGGACGGCCTGCCTGCCGGGATCACCCTGATAGCTCCGGCCTGGTATGACCGTGCGCTGGCAACCTTTGGCATCCGCTGGCAGCAGCAGCAGGCCCTGAGCCTGGGTGCTACCGGTAACGCCCTGCCTGCCGCCGGATCCCTGCCTGCCTCACCGCTGCACGTGCGTGTGGCGGTAGTCGGTGCGCATCTGACAGGCATGCCGCTCAACCACCAGCTCACCCGCCGTCATGCGGTGCTGGTGGAAGAGACGCAGACTGCCGCCTGCTACCGACTCTATGCGCTGGCAAACACTATTCCGGCCAAGCCCGGACTGGCGAAAGATAACTCAGGCGCGGCGATCATCGTCGAGCTGTGGGATATCCCGCTGGCACGCTTTGGCGAGTTTGTCGCGGAGATCCCCGCCCCGCTGGGCATTGGCACGCTGGAACTGGCCGATGGCCGCAGCGTAAAAGGCTTTATCTGTGAACCTGCCGCGCTGGCAGACGCTACCGACATTACCGAATTTGGCGGCTGGCGTCGCTGGCTGACCCGCGAGGAGCATCCACATGTTTAATACCGTACTGATTGCTAACCGTGGCGAAATCGCCTGCCGCGCCATTCGCACCCTGAAACGGCTGGGGATCACCAGCGTGGCGGTCTATTCGCTGGCGGACAAAAACGCACAGCATGTCAAAGATGCTGATATCGCCATCCCCCTCGGCGGCGAAAAAGCCAGCGACAGCTACCTGGTGATAGACAAGATACTCGATGCTGCCCGCGAGAGCGGCGCACAGGCTATCTGGCCGGGCTATGGATTCCTGTCAGAGAGCCTGCCGTTTGCCGCCGCCTGCGAGGCCGCCGGCATTATCTTTATCGGCCCGACGGCCCATCAGATCGGCGAATTTGGCCTGAAGCACCGCGCCCGTGAACTGGCAGCAGCAGCGGGTGTTCCGATGACTCCAGGTACTCCGCTACTGGTTTCGCTGGATGAAGCCCTCACCGCCGCCCGGCATATTGGCTACCCGGTGATGCTGAAAAGCACCGCCGGCGGCGGCGGAATCGGCCTGACGCGCTGTGCCGATGAAACAACGCTTATCGGTGCCTGGGAGAGCGTACGCCGCCTGGGCGAACAGTTTTTCAGCGATGCCGGTGTGTTTCTTGAACGCTGTATCGACCAGGCCCGCCACGTTGAAGTGCAAATCTTTGGTGATGGTCAGGGCAAAGTGGTGGCGCTGGGCGAGCGCGACTGTTCGCTGCAACGCCGTAATCAGAAAGTCGTGGAGGAGACACCCGCGCCAAATCTGCCTGCCGCTACCCGTGCTGCTCTGCTCGACTCGGCGGTCAAACTCGGTGAGCTGGTTAACTATCGCAGCGCCGGAACGGTGGAGTATATCTACGATGCGGCACGTGATGAGTTCTACTTTCTGGAAGTGAACACCCGTTTACAGGTGGAGCATCCGGTCACCGAGTGCGTTACCGGGCTGGATCTGGTGGAGTGCATGTTGCAGGTCGCCGCAGGAGAACAGCCGGACTGGGCTCGTATGGCGCAGGCACCGCAGGGCGCCTCGATCGAAGTCCGTATCTATGCCGAAGATCCGCTGAAGAACTTCCAGCCCAGCCCCGGCGTCCTGACCGAGGTCTGCTTCCCGGAAGGCGTGCGCATCGATAGCTGGATCAGCACCGGTACCGAAGTATCTGCATTCTACGATCCGATGATCGCCAAGCTGATCGTACATGGTAAAACCCGTGAGGCGGCGCTGGAAAAAATGCAGACGGCGCTCAATGAAACCCGCCTGCACGGTATCGCCACCAACCTGGATTATCTGCGCCAGATTATTGCCACCGGAGCATTTCAGAGTGGAGAAGTGTGGACGCGGCTGCTTGACAGTTTCACTCCGCATTCGCCAGTGGTGGAAGTTATCCAGCCGGGAACATGGAGCAGCATCCAGGATTATCCGGGCCGCCTCGGCTACTGGGATATCGGCGTTCCGCCGTCAGGGCCGATGGATGACTACGCCTTCCGCCTCGCCAACCGTATTGTCGGCAACGCCGAAGAAGCCGCCGGACTCGAATTTACCTTGCAGGGGCCGACCCTGCGTTTTCACAGCGATGCGCTGATCGCGCTGACCGGAGCCGCCTGCCCGGCACATCTTGACGGTACAGAGGTGGCGTACTGGCAGCCGCTGGCGGTTAAAGCCGGGCAGACGCTGACGCTGGGACGTGCCCAACAGGGCTGCCGCACTTATCTGGCGGTACGCAATGGTTTTGACGTACCGGAATATCTCGGCAGCCGTTCCACCTTTGCACTGGGTCAGTTTGGCGGGCATGCCGGACGCACCCTGCGCGTGGCAGATATGCTGGCGATTTCCCAGCCATCACTGGCCGCCTGCACCACTCCGGCACCGGTCAGCGCCCCCCAGCCCCTTCCTGCCGAAGCACAGCCGGTCTACGGTGACGAATGGCGCATCGGTGTGCTGTACGGCCCGCACGGTGCACCGGAGTTCTTTACCCAGCACTCTATTGATGAGTTTTTCGCCAGCGAATGGCAGGTGCATTACAACTCCAACCGCCTCGGCGTACGTCTGGTCGGGCCGAAACCTGGCTGGACGCGCGCCAACGGGGGTGAAGCCGGACTGCATCCGTCCAACGTCCACGACTGTGAATACGCCATTGGCGCGGTGAATTTTACCGGTGATTTCCCGGTTATCCTCACCCGTGACGGGCCAAGCCTCGGCGGCTTCGTCTGCCCGGTAACCATCGCCAAAGCCGAACTGTGGAAAGTCGGCCAGGTGAAACCAGGCGATCGCATTCGTTTCCATCCTATAAGCTTCGACGAGGCCCACGCGCTGGAACAGGCGCAGAGCCGCAGCGTTCAGCGCCTCAACTCTCTGCACGCCCCGGTATTTGAGGTGCCGTCACTGGCTGAAACCGTTAACGGCCCGGCCACGGCACTGGCGACCATCAAAGCGACAGAGACCACACCGACTGCCATCTATCGCCAGGCAGGAGATAACTACATTCTGCTGGAGTACGGCGACAACGTGCTGGATCTCGCGCTGCGGCTGCGCGTCCATCTGCTGATGAGCGCCATCAATGAGACCGGGCAACCCGGTATTGAAGAGCTCTCTCCGGGGGTGCGTTCGCTGCAAATCCGCTATGACAGCCAGATCCTGAGTCAGAAACAGCTGATGACTCTGCTGCTTCAGCTGGAGAAAGGTCTGGGTGATGTGACACGCATGAGCGTGCCGTCGCGCATTGTCCATCTGCCAATGGCATTTGAAGACAGCGCAACGCTCGGGGCGGTGGAGCGCTACTCAGAGACGGTACGCGCCAGCGCCCCGTGGCTGCCGAATAACGTCGATTTTATTCAGCGTATTAACGGCCTCAGCAGCCGTGAAGAGGTCAGCGCGACCATTTTTGACGCCAGCTATTTGATCCTCGGCCTCGGCGATGTCTATCTCGGCGCACCCTGTGCCGTACCGATCGACCCGCGCCATCGTCTGCTCAGTTCCAAATATAATCCGGCGCGCACCTTCACCGCTGAAGGCACCGTGGGTATCGGCGGCATGTATATGTGCATCTATGGCATGGACTCCCCCGGCGGCTATCAGCTGGTGGGCCGTACCCTGCCTATCTGGAACAAGTTTCTGAAAAACAAACAGTTCGCGCCAAACGAACCCTGGCTGCTGCACTTCTTTGACCAGGTGCGTTTCTATCCGGTCAGTGAAGCTGAACTGGACGTGCTGCGCGATGACTTCCGCGAAGGGCGCGCCACCATCCGCATTGAACAGTCGGTGTTTGATTTTGCTGAACATACGCAGTTCCTCAGCGACCATGCGGCCTCTATCGCGCAGTTCCGCCAGCGGCAGGCCAGCGCCTTTGATACCGAGGTCGCTCTGTGGGCGCAGGAGGAGGAAGGCGCACCGCTCACCAGTGAAGAGACGCTGCTGCCACCAGAAGAAGATGAGGGGGCCACCCAGGTGAGCGCTGATATGAACGGCAATATCTGGAAAGTACTGGTGCAGCCGGGCGATGAAGTGGTAGCCGGCCAGCCGCTGATCATCGTTGAAGCAATGAAAATGGAGCTGGCAATTTATGCCCCGCAGGCAGGGCGCGTAAAACGTATCGCCTGCCAGCCGGGCCGCCCGGTCAGCCCCGGGGATGCCCTGCTGTGGCTGGAATAAGGACGTGACTATGGAGGAGGTGCCGCAGAAACGCAGTAAAGATCGCCCGGAAGCGCTGGCCGACCGCGTCTATCACCGGTTGAAAAATGACATCTTTGATTTTCGTCTGATGCCGGGTGACCGCTTCAGCGAAAGCGAAGTTGCCGAGCGTATGGATGTCAGCCGTACGCCGGTTCGTCAGGCGCTGTTTCGTCTTGAGAGAGAAGGCTATGTCGAAGTCTGGTTTCGTAGCGGCTGGCAGGTACGACAGTTCGATTTTGCCTATTTCGAGGAGCTGTACGACCTGCGTACCGTGCTGGAGTGCGAAGCGGTAAAACGCCTGTGCCACCTGCCTGCCGACCAGACCGCCGCGCTGCTGATGCCCCTGACCTGCTTCTGGATAGATGAACCACGACTGGAAGAGGGGATGGCCGTATCGCTACACGATGAAGCCTTCCATATCGCCCTGGTGACAGCGGCAGGCAACAGCGAAATGGCGCGTATCCACCGCGAATTAACCGAAAAGATCCGCATTATCCGTCGCCTGGACTTTACCCGCGAAGACCGGATCAGTGCGACCTATAACGAACATGCGCGCATCCTGCGCGCGATATTGCATCAGCACAGTGAGGAGGCACAGCGCATTCTGACCAGCCATATTGCCGTAAGCCGCGCCGAGGTCAGAAAAATCACCATCCACATGCTCCAGCAGGCCAGGCTCGCCCCGGAATAATTCGGGGAGAGGCCTCCGGTGGTCAACGGGGGAACAGGGTTTCATACCAATAATCTTACATACACTTAGGGGTTTACTGATGAAGAGACGTTCACTGCTCAAGGCTTTCGCGCTTTCTGCCACCGTTGTCAGCATGGGATTATCCTGGGGTGCTCAGGCGGCTGACACCATCAAAGTGGGTATTATGCATTCACTCTCCGGCACGATGGCCATCTCCGAAACGCCGCTGAAAGACGTGGCGCTGATGACCATTGATGAGATTAACGCGAACGGCGGTGTGCTGGGTAAAAAGCTGGAACCGGTGGTGGTTGATCCCGCCTCGAACTGGCCGTTATTTGCGGAAAAAGCCCGTCAGCTGCTGACTCATGACAAGGCGGCGGTAGTCTTCGGCTGCTGGACTTCAGTTTCGCGCAAATCGGTGCTGCCGGTGTTTGAAGAGCTGAACGGCCTGCTGTTCTACCCGGTACAGTATGAAGGCGAAGAGATGTCGCCAAACGTGTTCTACACCGGTGCTGCGCCTAATCAGCAGGCCATCCCGGCTGTGGAATACCTGATGAGCGAAGACGGCGGCAGCGCTAAACGCTTCTTCCTGCTGGGTACCGACTATGTCTATCCGCGTACCACCAACAAGATCCTGCGTGCCTTCCTGCACTCAAAAGGGGTGAAAGACAGCGATATCGAAGAGGTCTACACGCCGTTTGGCTACAGCGACTATCAGACTATCGTTTCCAACATTAAAAAATTCTCTGCCGGCGGCAAAACTGCGGTGGTTTCTACTATCAACGGTGACTCCAACGTACCGTTCTATAAAGAGCTGGCTAACCAGGGTATCAAAGCGACCGATGTCCCGGTTGTGGCCTTCTCGGTAGGTGAGGAAGAGCTGCGCGGCATCGATACCAGACCGCTGGTAGGAAATCTGGCCGCATGGAACTACTTCGAATCCGTCGATAACCCAACCAACGCGAAATTCGTCGCCGCTTACCGCGCCTATGCCAAAGCTCACAAACTGCCAAATGCCGATACCGTCGTTACTAACGACCCGATGGAAGCGACCTATGTTGGCATTCATATGTGGGCGCAGGCGGTAGAGAAAGCAGGCACCACCGATGTGGATAAAGTGCGTGCAGCTATGGCCGGTCAGACCTTTGCCGCGCCGGATGGCTTTACCCTGACGATGGATCAGACCAACCACCATCTGCACAAACCGGTGATGATTGGCGAAATCGAAGATAACGGCCAGTTCAACGTGGTCTGGCAGACCGATAAACCGGTGCGTGCTCAACCATGGAGCCCGTATATCGCCGGTAACGATAAAAAACCCGATCACCCGGTAAAAACCAGCAATTAAACCCGTTATATCCATCACCGTAGGGGTCGGGCCTGCCCGACCCGCTACCGGAGCCACTTATGATGACGCGATTCCTGCTGCTACTGCTGTTCAGCCTGCCGCTGCTGGCCCAGGCCGGATCGGCCACCGATTTTGTTACCGCCAGCCGCAGCGATCAACTGACTCTCTTACAGCAGTGGGCCGCCGCACCGAACGCCAGCCGTCTGCCTCTGTTGCAGGCGCTGCACAGTGAAAGCGTGGTGCTGGACGAGAACAAACAGCCCTTTACCCGGGTTCAGGATCGGCTGGTGCCGCTGGAAGGCCATGCGGCCCCGGTTGGCAACACCAAAAAACTGTTTATGAATAACCGGCTGCGCGTAATGATCGCCAGCGCACTGGCGGCACACCAGCTGGTCAGCCCGATCAGCGCCGTACGTCTGCAAGCGGCCCGCGCATTGCAAAATGATGCGAGTCTGGATCAGCTGCCGCTGCTGAAACAGCGCCTTGCAGGCGAAGAGGATGCCGCCGTTCATGCGGTACTGGCGCAGGCGGTTGCCGGATTACAGCTATCAGACAGTAATCCGCTGATGCGCCTGGAGGCAGTAAAACTGCTGGGGGAAACCAGCGATCCGCAAACCCAGGCCAGTCTGGAACGCCTGCTTCAGCCGCAGAACGAGACCGACGCCCGCGTACGTGCTGCGGCGGCAGAAAGCCTGAAACAGATTCGCTATCGTCTGCTGCCGGGCGATCTGCTTGGGCAGGCTTTTACCGGATTGTCGCTGGGTTCGGTACTGCTGCTGGCCGCCCTCGGGCTGGCGATCACCTACGGCCTGCTGGGGGTGATCAATATGGCCCACGGCGAAATGCTGATGATTGGCGCTTATGCCACCTGGATGGTTCAGAATCTGTTTCAGCGCTTCGCCCCTGAGTGGCTGGCGTTTTATCCGCTGCTGGCGCTGCCGGTGGCCTTCTTTATCACTGCCGCCATCGGCATGGTGCTGGAACGCACCATTATTCGCCATCTTTACGGACGCCCGCTGGAAACACTGCTCGCCACCTGGGGCATCAGCCTGATGCTGATCCAGCTGGTGCGTATTCTGTTTGGTGCCCAAAACCTCGAAGTGGCCAACCCGCCGTGGCTCTCCGGAGGTCTGCAAGTGTTGCCCAACCTGGTACTGCCGTACAACCGTATGGCGGTGATCCTGTTTGTAATTGGCGTGCTGGTGCTGACCTGGCTGCTGCTGAATAAAACCCGCCTGGGGATGAATGTCCGGGCCGTTACGCAAAACCGTGCGATGGCAGACTGCTGCGGCGTACCGACCGGGCGCATTGATATGCTGGCATTTGGCCTCGGTTCCGGCATTGCCGGTCTGGGCGGCGTGGCGCTGTCGCAGCTTGGCAACGTTGGCCCGGAGCTGGGACAGGGCTACATCATCGACTCCTTCCTCGTGGTGGTTACCGGCGGCGTCGGCCAGCTGGCGGGTACCGTCGTGGCGGCGCTCGGCCTTGGCATCCTTAATAAAGTGCTGGAACCGCAGATCGGCGCGGTGCTCGGTAAAATCCTGATCCTGGTGTTAATCGTGCTGTTTATACAGAAACGACCGCAGGGACTGTTCGCCTTTAAAGGGAGGGTGATTGACTGATGACGCAACCCATGACGCTGACCCTGGTACAAAAATCTCCGCGCCTGATAACCGGCCTCGGTGCGCTAGTGCTGCTGATCTTGCTGCTGCTGCCTTTTTTCGCGCTGCTGCCCGCAGAAAATCCTCTGGCGCTGTCGACCTATACCCTGACGCTGGTTGGCAAAATCCTCTGCTATGCCATTGTTGCGGTAGCGCTGGATCTGGTGTGGGGTTACGCAGGGCTGTTATCCCTCGGCCACGGGCTGTTCTTCGCTCTCGGCGGCTATGCAATGGGCATGTACCTGATGCGCCAGGCGGCGGGAGACGGTCTGCCCGCTTTTATGTCGTTTCTCTCGTGGAGTGAGATGCCCTGGTTCTGGAGCGGAACCCAGCACTTTGCCTGGGCCTTATGCCTGATTGTGCTGGTGCCCGGCCTGCTGGCGCTGGTGTTTGGCTGGTTCGCCTTCCGCTCAAAAATTAAAGGCGTCTATTTTTCGATTATGACCCAGGCGCTGACCTATGCCGGGATGCTGCTGTTCTTCCGCAATGAAACCGGCTTCGGCGGCAACAATGGCTTTACCGGTTTCACCACGCTGCTCGGCTTTCCGGTGACCGCCACCGGTACACGCATCGGGCTGTTTGTGACCACGGTATTGCTGCTTGCTGCCAGCCTTGCCGCTGGTCTGCTGCTGGCGCGCAGCAAGTTTGGCCGCGTGCTGACGGCGGTACGCGATGCAGAAAACCGCCTGATGTTCTGCGGCTATGATCCCCGGGGATTTAAGCTGTTTGTCTGGACGCTGTCGGCGGTGCTGTGCGGGCTGGCGGGAGCACTGTATGTGCCGCAGGTTGGCATTATTAACCCTGGCGAGATGTCCCCCACCAACTCGATTGAGGCCGCTATCTGGGTAGCGCTTGGCGGGCGCGGTACGCTGATTGGCCCGCTGCTGGGTGCCGGCATCGTTAACGGTGCCAAAAGCTGGTTCACCGTCGCATTCCCGGAATACTGGCTGTTCTTCTTAGGGCTGATGTTTATCCTCGTCACGCTATTTCTGCCGCGTGGCGTCATTGGCCTGCTGCGCCGGAGAAAACATGACTGATCAACTGTTTACCCAACCCCATCGCGCCGATCGCCATCGCGAGCAGACCGACCCGGTGCTCCAGCTGGAGAATATCAATGTGTCGTTTGATGGTTTTAAAGCGCTGACCGACCTCTCTTTACAGATTGGCGTGGGTGAGTTGCGCTGCATCATCGGCCCTAACGGCGCGGGAAAAACCACGCTGATGGATGTGATCACCGGTAAAACCCGCCCCGATAATGGCCGGGTGCTCTACGACCAGAGCATCGACCTGACCACCCTCTCCCCGGTGGAGATTGCCCGCATCGGGATTGGCCGTAAATTCCAAAAACCGACGGTATTTGAAGCGCTAACGGTGTTTGAAAATCTGGAGATTGCGTTAAAAACCGATAAGTCAGTATGGGCCTGCCTGCGTGCCAGACTGAACGGTGAACAGCAGGATCGCATTGATGAAGTCCTTAAGCTGCTGCGCCTCGGCAGCGAACGCCAGCGCCCGGCGGGACTGCTGTCACACGGGCAGAAACAGTTTCTGGAGATCGGTATGCTGCTGGTACAGGATCCGCACCTGCTGCTGCTGGATGAACCAGCCGCCGGAATGACCGATGCGGAAACCGACTATACCGCCGAGCTGTTTCGTACTCTTGCCGGCCAGCATTCGCTGATGGTAGTCGAGCATGATATGGGCTTTGTCGAAACCATTGCTGACCATGTGACAGTACTGCATCAGGGCCAGGTTCTGGCTGAGGGTTCGCTGCGCGAGGTGCAGGCGAACGAGCAGGTAATTGAAGTTTATCTGGGGCGTTAATATGTTACAGGTCTCTGAACTACATCAATATTATGGCGGAAGTCATATTCTGCGCGGGCTGTCATTTGAGACAAAACCCGGCGAAATCACCTGTCTGCTGGGACGGAACGGCGTGGGGAAAACCACCCTGCTGAAATGCCTGATGGGGCTGATTCCGGCGAAGTCCGGCAGCATTAACTGGCAGGGCCGCTCGATCAACCATCGCAAACCGCACCAGCGGGTGCAGGCAGGGATCGCTTACGTACCGCAGGGCCGTGAGATCTTCCCGCGTCTGACGGTAGAAGAAAATCTGCTGATGGGGCTGGCGCGCTTCTCCGGCGCGGAGGCAGCACAGGTGCCGGAGGAGATTTGGCAGCTTTTTCCGGTGCTGTGGCAGATGAAGCAGCGGCGCGGCGGCGATCTTTCCGGTGGACAGCAGCAGCAGCTGGCCATCGGGCGGGCGCTGGCGTGTAAACCGCAGCTGCTGATCCTTGAT carries:
- the urtA gene encoding urea ABC transporter substrate-binding protein; the encoded protein is MKRRSLLKAFALSATVVSMGLSWGAQAADTIKVGIMHSLSGTMAISETPLKDVALMTIDEINANGGVLGKKLEPVVVDPASNWPLFAEKARQLLTHDKAAVVFGCWTSVSRKSVLPVFEELNGLLFYPVQYEGEEMSPNVFYTGAAPNQQAIPAVEYLMSEDGGSAKRFFLLGTDYVYPRTTNKILRAFLHSKGVKDSDIEEVYTPFGYSDYQTIVSNIKKFSAGGKTAVVSTINGDSNVPFYKELANQGIKATDVPVVAFSVGEEELRGIDTRPLVGNLAAWNYFESVDNPTNAKFVAAYRAYAKAHKLPNADTVVTNDPMEATYVGIHMWAQAVEKAGTTDVDKVRAAMAGQTFAAPDGFTLTMDQTNHHLHKPVMIGEIEDNGQFNVVWQTDKPVRAQPWSPYIAGNDKKPDHPVKTSN
- the urtC gene encoding urea ABC transporter permease subunit UrtC, with translation MTQPMTLTLVQKSPRLITGLGALVLLILLLLPFFALLPAENPLALSTYTLTLVGKILCYAIVAVALDLVWGYAGLLSLGHGLFFALGGYAMGMYLMRQAAGDGLPAFMSFLSWSEMPWFWSGTQHFAWALCLIVLVPGLLALVFGWFAFRSKIKGVYFSIMTQALTYAGMLLFFRNETGFGGNNGFTGFTTLLGFPVTATGTRIGLFVTTVLLLAASLAAGLLLARSKFGRVLTAVRDAENRLMFCGYDPRGFKLFVWTLSAVLCGLAGALYVPQVGIINPGEMSPTNSIEAAIWVALGGRGTLIGPLLGAGIVNGAKSWFTVAFPEYWLFFLGLMFILVTLFLPRGVIGLLRRRKHD
- the atzF gene encoding allophanate hydrolase, giving the protein MAFTTGFTLQDWQRHYRQHPQEVLSTLEALLADLSTDDNAWLYLATPAQLRAQVEPLLAAWQQDPASLPLFGVPFAVKDNIDIAGWPTSAACPAFTYVAESDAVAVANLKGAGAIVLGKTNLDQYATGLVGTRSPFGAVCNTFNPEYVSGGSSSGSASVTARGLVCFALGTDTAGSGRVPAGFNNIIGLKPTKGWLSATGVVPACRLNDTISIFALTVEDAFLTASCAAGYDGLDAYSRVNPGRAPAALPATPRFAIPSSPEFFGDTRAQAAWEAACADLIAGGATLQPIDFTPFSQLAEQLYYGPWVAERTVAVGEMLTRPDEMDPVVYGIVASGNNYSAVDAYKAEYLRAELTRQIQQTLSQFDALVVPTSPTIHTLEEMKQEPVQYNSQFGTYTNFTNLADLSALALPATFRTDGLPAGITLIAPAWYDRALATFGIRWQQQQALSLGATGNALPAAGSLPASPLHVRVAVVGAHLTGMPLNHQLTRRHAVLVEETQTAACYRLYALANTIPAKPGLAKDNSGAAIIVELWDIPLARFGEFVAEIPAPLGIGTLELADGRSVKGFICEPAALADATDITEFGGWRRWLTREEHPHV
- the urtB gene encoding urea ABC transporter permease subunit UrtB, which translates into the protein MTRFLLLLLFSLPLLAQAGSATDFVTASRSDQLTLLQQWAAAPNASRLPLLQALHSESVVLDENKQPFTRVQDRLVPLEGHAAPVGNTKKLFMNNRLRVMIASALAAHQLVSPISAVRLQAARALQNDASLDQLPLLKQRLAGEEDAAVHAVLAQAVAGLQLSDSNPLMRLEAVKLLGETSDPQTQASLERLLQPQNETDARVRAAAAESLKQIRYRLLPGDLLGQAFTGLSLGSVLLLAALGLAITYGLLGVINMAHGEMLMIGAYATWMVQNLFQRFAPEWLAFYPLLALPVAFFITAAIGMVLERTIIRHLYGRPLETLLATWGISLMLIQLVRILFGAQNLEVANPPWLSGGLQVLPNLVLPYNRMAVILFVIGVLVLTWLLLNKTRLGMNVRAVTQNRAMADCCGVPTGRIDMLAFGLGSGIAGLGGVALSQLGNVGPELGQGYIIDSFLVVVTGGVGQLAGTVVAALGLGILNKVLEPQIGAVLGKILILVLIVLFIQKRPQGLFAFKGRVID
- a CDS encoding GntR family transcriptional regulator, which translates into the protein MEEVPQKRSKDRPEALADRVYHRLKNDIFDFRLMPGDRFSESEVAERMDVSRTPVRQALFRLEREGYVEVWFRSGWQVRQFDFAYFEELYDLRTVLECEAVKRLCHLPADQTAALLMPLTCFWIDEPRLEEGMAVSLHDEAFHIALVTAAGNSEMARIHRELTEKIRIIRRLDFTREDRISATYNEHARILRAILHQHSEEAQRILTSHIAVSRAEVRKITIHMLQQARLAPE
- the uca gene encoding urea carboxylase, giving the protein MFNTVLIANRGEIACRAIRTLKRLGITSVAVYSLADKNAQHVKDADIAIPLGGEKASDSYLVIDKILDAARESGAQAIWPGYGFLSESLPFAAACEAAGIIFIGPTAHQIGEFGLKHRARELAAAAGVPMTPGTPLLVSLDEALTAARHIGYPVMLKSTAGGGGIGLTRCADETTLIGAWESVRRLGEQFFSDAGVFLERCIDQARHVEVQIFGDGQGKVVALGERDCSLQRRNQKVVEETPAPNLPAATRAALLDSAVKLGELVNYRSAGTVEYIYDAARDEFYFLEVNTRLQVEHPVTECVTGLDLVECMLQVAAGEQPDWARMAQAPQGASIEVRIYAEDPLKNFQPSPGVLTEVCFPEGVRIDSWISTGTEVSAFYDPMIAKLIVHGKTREAALEKMQTALNETRLHGIATNLDYLRQIIATGAFQSGEVWTRLLDSFTPHSPVVEVIQPGTWSSIQDYPGRLGYWDIGVPPSGPMDDYAFRLANRIVGNAEEAAGLEFTLQGPTLRFHSDALIALTGAACPAHLDGTEVAYWQPLAVKAGQTLTLGRAQQGCRTYLAVRNGFDVPEYLGSRSTFALGQFGGHAGRTLRVADMLAISQPSLAACTTPAPVSAPQPLPAEAQPVYGDEWRIGVLYGPHGAPEFFTQHSIDEFFASEWQVHYNSNRLGVRLVGPKPGWTRANGGEAGLHPSNVHDCEYAIGAVNFTGDFPVILTRDGPSLGGFVCPVTIAKAELWKVGQVKPGDRIRFHPISFDEAHALEQAQSRSVQRLNSLHAPVFEVPSLAETVNGPATALATIKATETTPTAIYRQAGDNYILLEYGDNVLDLALRLRVHLLMSAINETGQPGIEELSPGVRSLQIRYDSQILSQKQLMTLLLQLEKGLGDVTRMSVPSRIVHLPMAFEDSATLGAVERYSETVRASAPWLPNNVDFIQRINGLSSREEVSATIFDASYLILGLGDVYLGAPCAVPIDPRHRLLSSKYNPARTFTAEGTVGIGGMYMCIYGMDSPGGYQLVGRTLPIWNKFLKNKQFAPNEPWLLHFFDQVRFYPVSEAELDVLRDDFREGRATIRIEQSVFDFAEHTQFLSDHAASIAQFRQRQASAFDTEVALWAQEEEGAPLTSEETLLPPEEDEGATQVSADMNGNIWKVLVQPGDEVVAGQPLIIVEAMKMELAIYAPQAGRVKRIACQPGRPVSPGDALLWLE